From the genome of Haloplanus vescus:
CGAACCCCGAGTTCGGCGCGTCACACCACGTCGCGACGACGCTTCTGGCGGCCACCGCGGCCGACGAGACGGTCCGCGGCGCGGTCAACCTCGCGACCAGCGACGCCCTGCTGGCTGCCGTGCCGGACTCCCTCACTGTCGCCAACTTCGACCCCGAGTACGAGGGGCGGCGCCAGCGACTCGACGACCTGTTCGAGACGGGCGTCCCGCAAGTGCTCTATCACGAGGGCGCGTTCGGCATCGAACCGATTACGTACGTCCTCGGGACGAGTGCCGTCGACGCTGTCGAGCGAGCTATCGCCATTCTCGACCGAATCGGCTGATACGGATTATCGTAGCTGTGCTCTGGTGGTTCGCCGGCCCGTCTCGGCGAGCCACCGGCGACGATTTACAATAAACCGTACTCGCGGCCACCGACCGGTAAACTAAATGTCATCGGAGCCGATAGATGTTACATTCAGATGGGGGAACAGATTCGGGTACTGGTGGTCGACGACGAGGCCGTCGCGAGTGACCTCGAACGCGCCGCCGATGGCTTCGTCGTGACGGCCGAGCCCGAGCCACGGGCGGCGCTCGACCGCCTCGAATCGGCGCCGATAGATTGCCTCGTGAGCGAGTACGACGTGGCGGACAGCGACGGACTGGACTTCCTTCGAACCGTCAGAGAGCGGGACGCTAACCTCCCGTTCGTCCTCTTCACCGACGACGGAAACGAGGCTGTCGCGAGCGAGGCGTTCGCCGCGGGGGCGACCGACTACGTCCGAAAGGGGGTGACGGAGCCGTACGCGGTACTGGCGGAACGGGTCGAATCGGCCGTCGCCGAGCGCCGGACGGACGAACACGCGACCCACATCGACCACCTCGAGACGGTGGCCAGTGATGTGATGCGGACGCTCGTCCGGACCGACGACGCGACGGCCGCCGAGCGAGCGGTCTGTGAACGCTTGAGCACCGTCGAGCGATACGCGTGGATCGCCATCGGAACCCTCGAAGACGGGGAGGTGAGCGCCCGCACCGTCGTCGCCGACGACCCAGACGACTTCTCCCTCGATTCGATTCCCGCCGTCCGAACGGCGCTGATAGACGGCACGCCCGCAGTCGAGACGGACGGTGGCGACGCGGTCCGCGGCGGCTCGACAGTCGCGGCGATGCCGCTGACACGGGACTCGACACGGTACGGGGCGCTCGTCGTCGGGGCGCCGGAGAGCGACGAAATCACCCCGGCCGAGCGCGACGTGCTCGAAACGCTGAGCGACGACGTGGCCAACACGCTCCACCGACTTGACGTTCGGGCGGACTTGCGCGAGTCCGAGGCCAAGTATCGACGACTCGTCGAGCAGAACCTCGTCGGCGTCTACGTCATCCAGGACGACGAGTTCGTCTACGTCAACCCTCGCCTCGCGGCCATGTTCGGCTACACACAGGCGGAGTTACTCGACGTGAATCCGATCGAGCTCGTAGTCGAGGACGACCGAGAGACGTTCCGACGGAACGTGCGACGACGCGAGTCCGGCGAGGTCGACGACCTGCGGTACACGCTCCGCGGACGGCGGCGCGACGGGTCGCGCATCGAGTTCGAGGTCCACGGCGGCCGAATCGACTACCGCGGCGAGCCGGCGATTATGGGCACACTCCTCGATGTCACGGAACAGAAACGGTACGAGCGGGAACTCGAACGGTCGCGGGCCGAGTACCGGGAACTGTTCGAGGGGCTTCCGGAAGCCGTCTTCCTCAGGCAAGGGGGCGAGCCGTTCCGCGTCGTCAACGACGCGGCGGTGGAGCGGTTGGGCTACTCGCGGGAGGAACTGTTGTCGCTTCGGCCGCCGGACATCGACCCGAATCTGAGCGCGGCGGTCGAATCGGAACGGCTGGCGAGGCTCGATAGCGACACGATTACGCGCTTCGAGACGACTCACGAGACGAAATCGGGCGAACACATCCCCGTCGAGGTCAGCGCCACCTGCGTCCCGTACCGGGGTGAGACAGCGATTCTCTCGACGGCGCGCGAGGTGAGCGAGCGCGTCGAACACGAACGCGAACTTCGGCGACAGAACGAACGGCTCGAAGAGCTGGCGAGCGTCGTCAGCCACGACCTCCGCAACCCGCTGAACGTCGCCGCGGGCCATCTCGAACTCGCGAGCGAGGAGTGTGAATCGGCCCACGTCGACGTCGCCACGAACGCGCTCGACCGCATGAGCGGGCTAATCGACGACCTGTTGACGCTCACCAGCGGCGACGATGACCGCCATCCAGTCGACCTCGGGACGCTCGTCGAGGAGTGCTGGGCCAACGTCGCGACGGGTAACGCCCGACTCGAACACGATATCGACTGCACGATTCGGGCGAGCGAGAGCCAGCTTGCGCAGGTGTTCGAGAATCTGTTTCGGAATAGCGTGGAGCACGGCTCCACGAACAGCCGGACGGAGTCCGGCGATAGTGTGGAGCACGGCCCGACGAACGATACACAGTCTTCGGCGCCCGACTCACACGTCGTCACCGTCGGGGCGTTCGACGACGGTTTCTACGTCGCCGACGACGGCGTGGGAATTCCGGTCGAGGACCGGACGCGGGTCTTCGAATCGGGGTACTCGACCAACGAGAACGGCACCGGACTCGGACTCACCATCGTTCGCGACGTGGTCGAAACTCACGGCTGGGAGATTGCGGTCGGCGACAGCGAGGACGGCGGCGCCCGCTTCGACATCACGGGCGTCGAGCGAATCGAGTAATCAGGCGCTGTCGTACGCGTCGCCGTAGTCGCCGCCGTAGCGGATGAAGAAGTACGCGAGCGCGAGGATGGACATCATCCCCGTCGTCAGCGCGATGACGAGTGACTTGGCGCTATCGGGGACGGCCGGGCCGCCACCACCGCCGCCACCGCCACCTTCGCCACCACCGCCGCCGTCGGATTCGGGTATCTCGCCGACGACGACGACGCCTTTCATCCCCAGTCCCCGGTGGGGCTGGCAGTAGTACTTGACGACGCCTTCGGAGTCGAAGGTCTGTTCGAAGGTGAACCCTGCTTCTGCGGTGAGTTCACTCTCGAAGTCGCCGCCTTCCTCGGCGACGACGTTGTGCTGACCGCCCTCGCCCGTCCACTCCCAGACGACCGTCGTCCCGGGGTCGACCTGGACGGCCGGCGGGTCGAACGCGAACGCGCCGCCGTTGCCCTCTGCGCCGACAGAGACGGTCACTTCGTCCTGTCCGGTCGCGTCGGCGACCTCGCTGTAGTTGCCAACGTCGCTCATCCAGCCGCCGAACGACGCCTGCGCTGTGGCGGTGCCGGCGGCAGCCGCCGTCACGGCCGTGCCCGCGACGGTCGTCAGAAACCCGCGTCGCGTGGCGGAACGATGGCTTCCCATACCGAGGGGTTGGGTGCCATCCTACGAAAACCTGACTATCCACCGCGCGGCGAGAATACCCCCACGCTTACGGGGGCGTCGAACCGATGGACAGACAAGATGTCGAAACGACTGCTCGTCCCCGTCGACGGATCGGATCCCGCAAACACCGCACTGGAATTCGCGCTCGAAGAGTATCCCGACGCGCACCTGACGGTCCTGTCTATCATCGACCCGACCGACATGGGCTACGGCTCTATCGAGGCCGCACCGAGCACGTTCGAACGACTGCAAGAGTCCGCCGAGGAGCGGACGGAATCGATTCTCGCTGACGCACGCGAGCGCGCAGAGAGCGCTGGCGTCGAGGTGGAGACGGAGACGATGATTGGCATGCCCTCACGAGCCATTGTGGAGTGGGCGGAGAACAACGACGTGGACGCCATCGTTATCGGCAGTCACGGGCGCGAAGGTGTGACACGCGTGCTCCTCGGGAGCGTCGCAGAAACAGTCGTCCGTCGGTCGCCGGTGCCGGTGACCGTCGTCCGCTAATCGCCTTCGGTCGAATCGACCGACCCGCCGTTGGGGAGTTCGCGGAACGCGACGGCGAAATCGGAGTCGTCGAACTCTTCGACTGCGCTGTCGAGGTCACGCTCGATAGCGTCGAGGCGGCGAATCAGGTCGGCGTACTCCTCGCTCTCCTCGAGTTCGTGTGGTGTCTTCGCCGATTCGAGGGTGACCTTCTTCTCGACGAGGCGGAACTTCTCCTGTAACTGGTCGTCGTACGTGCTCCGGACGACCATGCGCTCAACGGTTTCGACGAGTTCCGGCTGGTCGACGGGCTTGATGAGGTAGTCGTCGATACCCATGTCGACGATGTCGAACCCGGGGTCGACGGCCGTCACCATGACGATGCGAACGTCGAAGCCCCGCTTCTCGACTTCCTCGACGACTTCGTCGCCGGACAGACCGGGCATCCGGCGGTCGAGCAACATGACGTCAATGGTCTCGTCGAGCTTTTCGAGAGCCTCTGTTCCGTCGTAGGCCGTGCGCGCCTCGGCGAACTCGTCGACCCAGTACGCGTACAGATCGGCCAGCGACTGCTCGTCGTCGACGATGAGCACCGTCGCGTCTGAGAGCGTGGTCGTCATTGTCTGGCTCCTTGGTCGCAGGTGGCGCGCGGGGAATCGACAGCCATCGAAATCGGCAGAGGGCCGACCCACCGCACCGCCCCAGAACCGACATCTCGCCGGCTCAGCTTCGACTGTTGGAACCCACTCGCTGTATATGAAACTGTTGGCCGAATTCTCGGGCGTGATACAGGTCGTCGGATTGACGCCCCGATACGGGCGTCTGTCCGGGATGCACTAGGCATCGAGGACGGTCGGGCGAACCCAGATGACGAATTCGCCCTCGCGCTTTATGACGCCGTGGACCGCGTCGTCGTCGACAGGAGAGGGTTCGACGTCCTCCCGGTCGACCTCCACGACCTGTTCTACCTCGTCGACAATCCACCCCACCGCCTTCCCGCCGATGGTGTGGTCCTGGTCGAAGACGACGATACGCTGTCGAGCACCGTCGTTGTCGATGCCGAACACGGACTTGGGGTCGACGATGGTCGTCGTCTTCCCGCGAAGGTCCATCACGCCCTCGACATGTCGGGGCGCGTTGGGCACGACCGTGAGGTCGTTCACGTCGACGATTTCGGCGACGTGTGCGATGTCGACCGCGTACGTCTCCGAGCCGAGTTCGAACTCCAGCAACTGGACGGTTCGAGCGCGAGACGCCGTTTTGCTCATCGGTCCCCCCGTTCGACGTAGATCCATATCTGCCGCCCGTCGCGTGGCTGCATACCTGTCCTATCGACAAATCTCCGGTTAAGCGTACTGGTCGGATTAT
Proteins encoded in this window:
- a CDS encoding chemotaxis protein CheW, with product MSKTASRARTVQLLEFELGSETYAVDIAHVAEIVDVNDLTVVPNAPRHVEGVMDLRGKTTTIVDPKSVFGIDNDGARQRIVVFDQDHTIGGKAVGWIVDEVEQVVEVDREDVEPSPVDDDAVHGVIKREGEFVIWVRPTVLDA
- a CDS encoding response regulator transcription factor, with product MTTTLSDATVLIVDDEQSLADLYAYWVDEFAEARTAYDGTEALEKLDETIDVMLLDRRMPGLSGDEVVEEVEKRGFDVRIVMVTAVDPGFDIVDMGIDDYLIKPVDQPELVETVERMVVRSTYDDQLQEKFRLVEKKVTLESAKTPHELEESEEYADLIRRLDAIERDLDSAVEEFDDSDFAVAFRELPNGGSVDSTEGD
- a CDS encoding halocyanin domain-containing protein, whose amino-acid sequence is MGSHRSATRRGFLTTVAGTAVTAAAAGTATAQASFGGWMSDVGNYSEVADATGQDEVTVSVGAEGNGGAFAFDPPAVQVDPGTTVVWEWTGEGGQHNVVAEEGGDFESELTAEAGFTFEQTFDSEGVVKYYCQPHRGLGMKGVVVVGEIPESDGGGGGEGGGGGGGGGPAVPDSAKSLVIALTTGMMSILALAYFFIRYGGDYGDAYDSA
- a CDS encoding universal stress protein — translated: MSKRLLVPVDGSDPANTALEFALEEYPDAHLTVLSIIDPTDMGYGSIEAAPSTFERLQESAEERTESILADARERAESAGVEVETETMIGMPSRAIVEWAENNDVDAIVIGSHGREGVTRVLLGSVAETVVRRSPVPVTVVR
- a CDS encoding PAS domain S-box protein yields the protein MGEQIRVLVVDDEAVASDLERAADGFVVTAEPEPRAALDRLESAPIDCLVSEYDVADSDGLDFLRTVRERDANLPFVLFTDDGNEAVASEAFAAGATDYVRKGVTEPYAVLAERVESAVAERRTDEHATHIDHLETVASDVMRTLVRTDDATAAERAVCERLSTVERYAWIAIGTLEDGEVSARTVVADDPDDFSLDSIPAVRTALIDGTPAVETDGGDAVRGGSTVAAMPLTRDSTRYGALVVGAPESDEITPAERDVLETLSDDVANTLHRLDVRADLRESEAKYRRLVEQNLVGVYVIQDDEFVYVNPRLAAMFGYTQAELLDVNPIELVVEDDRETFRRNVRRRESGEVDDLRYTLRGRRRDGSRIEFEVHGGRIDYRGEPAIMGTLLDVTEQKRYERELERSRAEYRELFEGLPEAVFLRQGGEPFRVVNDAAVERLGYSREELLSLRPPDIDPNLSAAVESERLARLDSDTITRFETTHETKSGEHIPVEVSATCVPYRGETAILSTAREVSERVEHERELRRQNERLEELASVVSHDLRNPLNVAAGHLELASEECESAHVDVATNALDRMSGLIDDLLTLTSGDDDRHPVDLGTLVEECWANVATGNARLEHDIDCTIRASESQLAQVFENLFRNSVEHGSTNSRTESGDSVEHGPTNDTQSSAPDSHVVTVGAFDDGFYVADDGVGIPVEDRTRVFESGYSTNENGTGLGLTIVRDVVETHGWEIAVGDSEDGGARFDITGVERIE